In Tachysurus vachellii isolate PV-2020 chromosome 7, HZAU_Pvac_v1, whole genome shotgun sequence, the DNA window gtacagaggacacgactgttttactgaaactgacaggtacagaggacaCGACTGCTTTACTgaaactgacaggtacagaggacaCGACTGCTTTACTgaaactgacaggtacagaggacacgactgttttactgaaactgacaggtacagaggacacgactgttttactgaaactgacaggtacagaggacaCGACTGTTTTACTGAagctgacaggtacagaggacacgactgttttactgaaactgacaggtacagaggacacgactgttttactgaaactgacaggtacagaggacacgactgttttactgaaactgacaggtacagaggacacgactgttttactgaaactgacaggtacagaggacacgactgttttactgaaactgacaggtacagaggacaCGACTGTTTTACTGAagctgacaggtacagaggacaCGACTGCTTTACTgaaactgacaggtacagaggacacgactgttttactgaaactgacaggtacagaggacaCGACTGCTTTACTgaaactgacaggtacagaggacacgactgttttactgaaactgacaggtacagaggacaCGACTGTTTTACTGAagctgacaggtacagaggacaCGACTGTTTTACTGAagctgacaggtacagaggacaCGACTCTCTACAAGACCGACAAGTCCAGTCATATACTTACTACCATTATCATTTAGTTTGACATTGTTGACAACTTTATCAACagtcaattttattttcatagcaGAGAGCTACAGATCGTCTTTAAGAAGCAATCTGTAACTTTGTTATTCAGGTATTTTCTgaatgaaaattttttttttttagaaatgttgaTGAGACATTTGTATAATTCTTGAGAACTTTATGCTGTGTAAGCTTGAGCATTATCTTCAATCTCATATTTTGACAGAATATCACTACAGACTCTTTGATTTCTGATGCTTTCATCCTGTTTCTCAGCAACAAGTGAGTGGGTCTATCAGTGACCGAGTTTCCACTCCCATCC includes these proteins:
- the LOC132848442 gene encoding uncharacterized protein LOC132848442, producing MGTKTAALLLKLTGTEDTTVLLKLTGTEDTTVLLKLTGTEDTTVLLKLTGTEDTTVLLKLTGTEDTTALLKLTGTEDTTVLLKLTGTEDTTALLKLTGTEDTTALLKLTGTEDTTVLLKLTGTEDTTVLLKLTGTEDTTVLLKLTGTEDTTVLLKLTGTEDTTVLLKLTGTEDTTVLLKLTGTEDTTVLLKLTGTEDTTVLLKLTGTEDTTALLKLTGTEDTTVLLKLTGTEDTTALLKLTGTEDTTVLLKLTGTEDTTVLLKLTGTEDTTVLLKLTGTEDTTLYKTDKSSHILTTIII